From the Stigmatella aurantiaca genome, the window TCCCGCTCCCGGAGCGCTTCCTCCAGCGGCAGGTCCAGGAAGCGCTCCACCCGCTTGACGAAGGGGTGGTAGGCGCCCGCCGAGTAGCGGGGCCGCTTCTCGTACGCCGCGCCCAGGGTGATGAAGGCGGGCTCCTCGAAGAGGTGGGCGAAGGCCGACTCCTTCCCCGCGCGCGAGCCCGTGAGCCCGCGGTGCATGCGGATGACCTCCAGCGAGCGCTCCTTGAGGTTGTGGGCCTTCTCCGTGTTGAGGGCGAGGATCTGATAGGCCACGTCCTCCTCGGGCAGCACCAGGGCCACCATTGCCTTGGCGCCCAGCATCTTCGAGGCGTGCAGGCGGTGGTTGCCGTTGGGCGTCCAGTAGCGCCCGTCCTTGCGGATGGCGATGACGGGGTCCAGGAAGCGGTCCAGCCGCTCCATGGCGCCCACCAGCCGCTTCACGTGGGGCTCGGACAGGTCGCGCTGGTAGGGCGTGGGCTCGACCTTGTCGATAGGCAGCGCGGCGAACACCACCGTGTGGGCGCCCAGCGGATCCCGGTACACCGCGAGCACCTCGCCCCCATCCTGATGGATGCCCTGAATGAGCTCAGTGGGAGGCGTGGCGGCCTCGCTGGCCACCTCCGCCGCCGAGAGCCCCCGCGAGCGGGGCTCAGCCTTCTTGCGGCGGGGTTTACGGGGCGTGGTGCTCCGGGCCCGGGTGCCTGCCTTCTTCGCTGCCATACGTCCCTTTCCTCCGGGGAGACGGGAAGCCGCTGGGGCTCAGTCTCCCGAGATGGTGAGCTGTTTGAAGCGCAAGGTGGGGGCGCCCGACGAGCCACGGAACTGGAGATCGTTGCCGATG encodes:
- a CDS encoding ParB/RepB/Spo0J family partition protein, which gives rise to MAAKKAGTRARSTTPRKPRRKKAEPRSRGLSAAEVASEAATPPTELIQGIHQDGGEVLAVYRDPLGAHTVVFAALPIDKVEPTPYQRDLSEPHVKRLVGAMERLDRFLDPVIAIRKDGRYWTPNGNHRLHASKMLGAKAMVALVLPEEDVAYQILALNTEKAHNLKERSLEVIRMHRGLTGSRAGKESAFAHLFEEPAFITLGAAYEKRPRYSAGAYHPFVKRVERFLDLPLEEALREREARADRLLELDDEVTRIVTALKERGLQNPYLKNFVVARINFLRFKKDDSPSEFGPSVARMLASARKFNLDKVNKDDISRMGGAGGAEPDEE